The DNA window CCATTGTCTATTGCATGTGTCGGGCACCTCTCAGCCGCCAGACATGAACTGCAATCCGAACAAAATTCAGGGTTATAGGCGGGTCTCTCGTCACCAGCCCATGTATCTGCATATGTCAAATCATGGATTACCCTTGAACGATCCCTCACATCTGCAACAGGAATTCTTATATCTGAATTAAGGACCATAAGTCTCTCAAAGACCCTCTCAGATGTTACTGGTAGTGGAACTGCAATGGTGTTGAATATCTCAGGTCCTGCAGCTGTCCTGAATCCCCCAATGTAAGCAGGGTTCATATCATGCAGGTCCCCGCTCAGCATTAGATTTGGTTTTTCAGGGCTGCTCCTTGTACCTTCACCCAGTACGAGGCCCCTGGCACCATTTAAAAGTACACTGGTTCCCCTCCTGATGAACTCCATCCCAGGATCATTTTCAAGGGGATTGATGTCACCGCAGCCTGAAAAGGAGAGACCCCCACAGTGGGGCGGCATTTCAAATGCGTTGAATATGGATTTTGCAGGTTTATCTGATGGGTTGACAATGGCTGTGTAGTTTCTGAACGCCATCCTTGTTCCTATAATCCTGGCTGTTTCAATATCATTTAGAGTAACTGTGGATTCAACAACGGAGCCGTCCTCGGATGTGACCTTCACATGAACCTCAGATCCAAGTAGAAGGTCCCTCAGTAGGAAGCCTCCCCCATAGTCGGGGTCCGTGCTGCTGTGTGCCGTCCCATAAATAAAGAGGTCCACTGAACCCAGGTTTTCATTTGGACACGGGCCGGGATATGCTGGTATGCCGTTCAGTTCAGCTGAAACCGCCTTCCTGAATGAACCCGGTTCAGATACCCTGAAATGCATGACAGCTGCTGTGCCTGACATTACCCCGCAGGTGGCCGCTGTTACCACGTCAACCTCATCTGCAGATGGGGCCTCATCGTTGATGACCAGTTCCTTGAGTTCCCCGGCTGTTAAAACGGTTGCTTCACCATCCAGTATCCTCTCATTTATTTCTGAGATTGTCCTCAAATTCATCACCAGACGACGACACCAACAGTTATTTCAGAAAATTTCTCCTTAAATTCATCCTCCAAAGGATTCAAACGAGGATCTTGCCTCCTCAAGGGCCTCATGGATTTTATCCTTTCTTTTACCTGCTCCCTGTGCAAGGTGGGGTTTGCCACCACCTCCACCTCCAAGGACCTTTGCAGCTGATGCTATAACCTCATTTATTCTTAAACCCCTTTTGACCGCGTCATCAGATGCTGTCCCAACTATCTGGGCCTTCGAATTTGCGAGGACAACCGCGTCAGCTGATTCTGTGAGTTCAAGGGCCATGTTCTTCATCTCATCCATGTCAGCCTCAACCGTGTCTATGATGACCCTCAGGCCGTTGAGGTTCTCCACCCTATCCCTCACCTCCAGGATTTTGAGTGAAGCCATTTCCTCCTTAAGACGTGAAACCTCATTTCTGAGGGCCTTCCACTCTGTGAAGAATCTTTCAGAGGTGCGTGGAAGCTGTGAGGGTGTTACCTTGAATACCTCTGAGCTCTCCCTCAGTATATCCCTGTTTTTCTGCATGAGTTCAATGGCCGATGCCCCTGCAGAGAATTCTATCCTCTCAACACCATCCTGTATGCGTTCGGTCCGGTTGATCATTATAAGGCCTATGTCCCCGGTTCTCCTAACATGGGTGCCGGCACATGCCTGTACATCCACTTCTGGAATCTCAACGACCCTTATAATGGAGCCCGGTACAACACCCCCCTGGTAGAGTATGAATCCGTACCTTTTCTCTGCAATGTCCCTGTCCATCCACCTGACATCAAGGGCTATGTTTTCCATGACGTATTCGTTGGCCAGCCTCTCTATCTCATCAAGTTCCCCCTGAGTTATCCTCATGTAATGTGAGAGGTCTATCCTTGAACTCTTAACACCCTTCTGGGCCCCTGCCTGCCATATGTGGTCTCCAAGGACCCTCCTTGCAGCTGCAACTATGAGGTGGGTGGCTGTGTGGTTCCTTGTAAGCTGAAGTCTTCT is part of the Methanothermobacter sp. K4 genome and encodes:
- a CDS encoding methanogenesis marker 16 metalloprotein, with product MNLRTISEINERILDGEATVLTAGELKELVINDEAPSADEVDVVTAATCGVMSGTAAVMHFRVSEPGSFRKAVSAELNGIPAYPGPCPNENLGSVDLFIYGTAHSSTDPDYGGGFLLRDLLLGSEVHVKVTSEDGSVVESTVTLNDIETARIIGTRMAFRNYTAIVNPSDKPAKSIFNAFEMPPHCGGLSFSGCGDINPLENDPGMEFIRRGTSVLLNGARGLVLGEGTRSSPEKPNLMLSGDLHDMNPAYIGGFRTAAGPEIFNTIAVPLPVTSERVFERLMVLNSDIRIPVADVRDRSRVIHDLTYADTWAGDERPAYNPEFCSDCSSCLAAERCPTHAIDNGVDLYKCFGCGVCAFSCPYGVYEMDTGEVRIGDRAVPIICRQSDRVRASRLALELKELIENGDFLIGGC